Below is a window of Herbiconiux aconitum DNA.
GCGCTTCACCTCGGCGATGATCTTCACCCGCTCGGCGGGCGCGAGGAAGGTGAGGGCATCGAGAGCGGGCGGAGCCGCGGCTGCCGCAGCCTCGACCACGTCGAAGCCGCGCGTGGCCTGCCGATCCGCCGCATCCTCGAGCGCTCCGGCTACGAGATCGGCGAGCACGGAGTCAGTGCTCCTTGTGCTGAGTGCGCGACCCGTTGACGCCGTAACCCGCGCGGGCGAGCGCCCAGCCCAGGATGAAGCCGACGAGCGTGAGCCCGGCGGCGGCCCAGACGAGCCACTGCACGTCGAGAACGAAGGCGACGGTGCCGATCGCGATTCCCACGAGTGCCACGATGACGGCCGTCCATGCGGCGGGAGAGTGGCCTTCGCCTAGTTCTTCAACGTCAGAGCTCATCGATCGCTTCCTGTCTCACGGGTGGAGGTACGAGGAAAGTCTACCGGGGTCTTGCCCCCGTGTCGGGTTCAGCGGGTCGGGTCGGTGCCGTGCGTCAGGTTGTCCCAATCGTCGACCGCCGCATCCCGGGCCGTCGTCGCGGGAGGCCTCGTCGAGGTGGGCGGAGCAGACGGCGCATCCGCCCTCGTCTCCGTGGAGTCGACCGGCTCGTCGTCGAAGAAGTCGGCCGGATCGGCGCTGCGCTGCCCGTCGGCGCCCTCGAAGGCGACGGCCTGGTATTTGCGGCTCGCCTGCGGCCATCGCCGCACGGTGACGATCACGAACACGCCCGCGACGATCATCAGGGCGCCGAGCGCCACGGTCACCGCCGCCCAGGGGGTGGTGGTGCTCACGGTCACGAGATCGCGCACCGACTGCGTGCCCGCCACGCCGGTGCTGGTCGTGACGACCGAGGCGCCGGCGGCGACCGGATCGGTCACTGCGCCGACAGCCGAGGCGAGCACGCTCGCGCCGAGCAGCACCTCGAGCGCTCCGAGCACGATCCGGATGATCGGGCCCGCGATCGCGAGGGCACCGGCCAAGGCGATCCCGGCGAGGGCGAGAGCCGAGAGCGCAGGCGCAGCCACGGAGCCCGGAACGTCGAGCGTCGCCGCACTGGTGGTGCCGGCCACGATGGTGAGGGTGCCCCAGGATTGCGACCAGGCCAGGAAGGTGAGGGCGCTCAGACCGAGCACGGCCAGAATGGCGAGGGCCTTGAGACGCCGCCCGGAGCGGACGGTGTCGGCGCGAGCCGGGTCGGTGCCGCCCGAGGCGCCTGCAGCACCGGTGTCGCCTGAGGTCGCGCCCGGCGCATCCGTGCTCATCAGCGCACTCTCGTCATCGCGTTCGCCACCGCCACCGCTCGCAGGGGCGCCGCGGCCTTGTTCTGCGACTCCTGGAACTCGCTCGCCGGGTCGGAGTCGGCCACCAGACCGCCGCCCGCCTGCACGTGCGCCACGCCGTCACGGATGGTCGCCGTGCGGATCGCGATGGCGAGGTCGGCGTCGCCGCCGAAGCCGAAGTAGCCCACGACTCCCCCGTAGAGACCGCGTTGGGCGGGCTCCAGGGCGTCGATGATCTCGAGGGCACGCGGCTTCGGCGCGCCCGACAGCGTGCCGGCAGGGAAGGTCGCCCGAAAGACGTCGATCGCGTCGATTCCGTCGCGCATCTGCCCCTCGACCGACGACACGATGTGCATGATGTGGCTGAACCGCTCCACCCGCATGAACTCGGTGACCTCGACCGAATCGGCCTCGCACACCTTCAGCAGGTCGTTGCGCGCGAGATCGACGAGCATCAGGTGCTCCGCCTTCTCTTTCTGGTCGCCGAGCAGCTCGTGCTCCAGATCGAGATCCTCTTGCGGGGTGGCGCCACGCGGCTTCGAACCGGCGATCGGATGCGTGTGCGCCCGCCCGCGCTCCACCTTCACGAGAGCCTCGGGGCTCGATCCGACGATCTCGTACGGCGTTCCGTCGGTGTCGACGAGGCTCAGCAGGTACATGTACGGGCTCGGGTTGAGCGTGCGCAGCGCCCGGTAGACGTCGAGCGGATGCGCCACCACGTCGAGCTCGAAGCGTTGCGAGACCACGACCTGGAAGATGTCGCCCTCACGGATGTGCTCCTTCGCCACCTCGACGGCGGCGAGGAAGTCATCGCGCTCGGTGCGGTGGCGAGGATCGGCGGTGCTGGCGAAATCGACCGTCGCGAGCCACGCCTCGGCCGGCTGGGCGAGCGCATTCTGCAGCTCGTCGAGGCGCGCCTGAGCGGCTGTCCAGAGCGTGTCGGCATCCGTGCCGTCGTCGGTCAGCACGTTCACCAGCAGTTGCAGCGTGCCGTTGCTGTGGTCGACGACGACGATCTCGGAGACGAACGAGAGACCCTGGCTCGGCATCCGGTAGTCGGCCGGTGGCCGGTTCGGCAGACGCTCGATCTGGCGCACCGACTCCCAGCCGATGAAGCCCACGAGTCCGCCGGTGAGGGGCGGATGCGTCGCCACGGCCGGCGTCTTCCACAGCTCGTAGAGCGCACTGAGCGCCTCCAACGGGCCGGCGGGGAGGCCGGCCGGGAAGGCGCGCTCCTCGGGCAGGCCGAGATCGAGCCAGACCGCGTGGTCGTCGTTCTCGGTGAGCACGCCGAAGCTCGAGACGCCGATGAACGAGAACCTCGACCAGATGCCGCCCTGCTCCGCGGATTCGAGCAGGAAGGTGCCCGGGCGGCCGTCGGCGAGTTTGCGGTAGATGCCTACCGGTGTCTCCCCGTCGGCGAACAATTCGCGGATCACCGGGATGACCCGGTGACTCGCATGCAGCTGCCCGAACTCGGCACGCGTGGTCGAGTTCTGTGAGGTGGAAGTCATGGTCTTACGAGTATTTCAGGTCGTGGGCGAACCCACGACCGGCTGCCCCACGACCGGCTCCAACGGGTCGACATCGAAGCAACGGCGGGCCCCCGTGTGGCAGGCAGCGCCGATCTGGTCGACCTGCACGAGGAGTGTGTCGTCGTCGCAGTCGAAGGCGGCGCTCTTCACGTACTGCACGTTGCCGGAGGTGTCGCCCTTGCGCCAGAACTCCTGGCGGGAGCGCGACCAGAATGTCACCCGCCCCTCGGTGAGCGTGCGGCGGAGGGCTTCGGCGTTCATGTATCCGAGCATGAGCACCTCCTTGGTGTCCCATTGCTGGATGATCGCCGGCAGCAGCCCGGCGGAATCGAACGTCGCCCGCTCGAGCACGGCATCCACGTCGTTCATCGCACGACCACCCCTTCTTTTCTCAGTTCGTCTTTCACGTCGCCCACTGTCATCTCGCGCAGGTGGAACACGGATGCCGCGAGCACCGCGTCGGCGCCGGCCGCCACAGCCTGGCCGAAGTGCTCCACCTTACCTGCGCCGCCCGAGGCGATCACCGGCACCGAGCTCAGTTCGCGCATGAGGCTCATGAGTTCGAGGTCGAAGCCGTCTTTCGTGCCGTCGGCGTCGATCGAGTTGACCAGCAGTTCGCCGGTGCCGCGTTCGATGGCCTGGCGCGCCCAGGCGAGCGCATCCAACTCGGTCTCGCGACGGCCGCCGTGCGTCGTGACCACGAAGCCCGAAGGCACGAAGTCGCTGGGCTCGGTGCGCTTCACGTCGAGCGAGAGCACGAGCACCTGGGCGCCGAAGCGGTCGGCGATCTCGTCGAGCAGGTGAGGGCGTGCGATGGCGGCGCTGTTCACGCCCACCTTGTCGGCGCCGTGGGCGAGGAGTCGGGCCACGTCGTCGGTGGAACGCACTCCCCCGCCGACCGTGAGTGGGATGAACACCTGTTCGGCGGTCTGGCGCACCACGTCATACATCGTCTCGCGGGCATCGACCGTGGCGGTCACGTCGAGGAAGGTGAGTTCGTCGGCGCCCTGCGCGGAGTAGAGGGCGGCGAGCTCCACCGGATCGCCCGCGTCGCGCAGGTTCTCGAAGTTCACACCCTTCACCACGCGGCCGCCCGCCACGTCGAGACACGGGATGACGCGTACCGCGAGCGACATCAGATTCTCGCGGCGTGGATCGGGCTGACGAGGATGGCCCGCGCGCCGACGGCGTAGAGCTCGTCCATCACGTGGTTGGTGTCGAAACGCGGCACCATCGAGCGCACCGCGACCCACTCGGGGTCGTGCAGGGGCGAAATGGTGGGCGACTCGATGCCCGGGGTCAGCGCGACGGCTTCGTCGAGGTTGACGACGGGCACGTCGTAATCCATCAGCACGTACTGGCGGGCCACCAGCACGCCCTGCAGGCGGCGCAGCAGGGTGGCGGCGCCAGGGTGCTCGGTTCCCGAGCTGATCAGCACGGCGGTGGACTCCAGGATGACCGGGCCGAAGATCTCGAGACCGGCGGTGCGCAAGGTGGAACCGGTGGAGACGACGTCGGCGACCGCATCCGCGACCCCGAGGCGCACGGCGGATTCGACCGCGCCGTCGAGTCGGATGAGGGTTGCGGTGATGCCGTGTCCGGCGAGGAACGCGCCGACCAGGCCGGGGTAGCTGGTGGCGACACGGGCGCCGTGCAGATCGGCCAGTTCGATCGCGGTGCCGACGGGGCGAGCGAAGCGGAAGGTCGACTCGCCGAAGTTCAGCGCAGCCGTCTCGGTGGCCGTCGACTCGGAGTCGAGCAGCAGGTCGCGGCCGGTGATGCCGACGTCGAGTGCGCCGGAGCCGACGTAGGTGGCGATGTCGCGCGGGCGCAGGTAGAAGAACTCGACGTCGTTGCGGGGGTCGAGCACGACCAGTTCCCGCGGGTCGCGCCGACCCACGTAGCCGGCCTCGGCGAGCATCTGGGCGGCGGTTTCGGACAGGGAACCCTTGTTGGGCACCGCGATCTTGAGCATGGAAGGTCTTTCAGAGAGAAGAGAAGGTATCGGGATCGTCTACTGCTCGGTTCACAGATGTCGGTAGATGTCGGCCGGGGTCAGACCCTTCGCCAGCATCATCACCTGCAGGTGGTAGAGCAGCTGCGAGATCTCCTCGGCCGCGTTCTCCGCCGACTCGTACTCGGCAGCCATCCACACCTCGGCGGCCTCTTCGACGATCTTCTTGCCGATCGTGTGCACGCCACCGTCGAGTTCACGAACGGTGCGTGAGCCCTCGGGGCGCTCGACCGCCTTGGCGGAGAGTTCGAGGAACAGCTCGTCGAAAGTCTTCACCTGTCAAGGGTACCGGTGTCAGTGGGTGTGCCGGGCCGCGAGCGAACGCAGGTGATCGACCTGGGCGGCTGCGCTCTCGGCGCCGAAGACGCTCGAGCCGGCCACGAAGGTGTTGGCGCCCGCGTCGGCCGCGACCGCGATCGTGTCGTCGTTGATGCCGCCGTCGACCTCGATCCAGATGTCGAGCCCGGAGGTCTTCACCGCCTCGGCGAGACGGCCGAGCTTGGGCATGGTGCCCGCCATGAACGACTGCCCGCCGAACCCGGGCTCCACGGTCATGATGAGCACCAGGTCGAACTCGGGCAGCAGTTCGAGGTA
It encodes the following:
- a CDS encoding Trp biosynthesis-associated membrane protein gives rise to the protein MSTDAPGATSGDTGAAGASGGTDPARADTVRSGRRLKALAILAVLGLSALTFLAWSQSWGTLTIVAGTTSAATLDVPGSVAAPALSALALAGIALAGALAIAGPIIRIVLGALEVLLGASVLASAVGAVTDPVAAGASVVTTSTGVAGTQSVRDLVTVSTTTPWAAVTVALGALMIVAGVFVIVTVRRWPQASRKYQAVAFEGADGQRSADPADFFDDEPVDSTETRADAPSAPPTSTRPPATTARDAAVDDWDNLTHGTDPTR
- the hisF gene encoding imidazole glycerol phosphate synthase subunit HisF, with the protein product MSLAVRVIPCLDVAGGRVVKGVNFENLRDAGDPVELAALYSAQGADELTFLDVTATVDARETMYDVVRQTAEQVFIPLTVGGGVRSTDDVARLLAHGADKVGVNSAAIARPHLLDEIADRFGAQVLVLSLDVKRTEPSDFVPSGFVVTTHGGRRETELDALAWARQAIERGTGELLVNSIDADGTKDGFDLELMSLMRELSSVPVIASGGAGKVEHFGQAVAAGADAVLAASVFHLREMTVGDVKDELRKEGVVVR
- a CDS encoding anthranilate synthase component I; its protein translation is MTSTSQNSTTRAEFGQLHASHRVIPVIRELFADGETPVGIYRKLADGRPGTFLLESAEQGGIWSRFSFIGVSSFGVLTENDDHAVWLDLGLPEERAFPAGLPAGPLEALSALYELWKTPAVATHPPLTGGLVGFIGWESVRQIERLPNRPPADYRMPSQGLSFVSEIVVVDHSNGTLQLLVNVLTDDGTDADTLWTAAQARLDELQNALAQPAEAWLATVDFASTADPRHRTERDDFLAAVEVAKEHIREGDIFQVVVSQRFELDVVAHPLDVYRALRTLNPSPYMYLLSLVDTDGTPYEIVGSSPEALVKVERGRAHTHPIAGSKPRGATPQEDLDLEHELLGDQKEKAEHLMLVDLARNDLLKVCEADSVEVTEFMRVERFSHIMHIVSSVEGQMRDGIDAIDVFRATFPAGTLSGAPKPRALEIIDALEPAQRGLYGGVVGYFGFGGDADLAIAIRTATIRDGVAHVQAGGGLVADSDPASEFQESQNKAAAPLRAVAVANAMTRVR
- a CDS encoding HGxxPAAW family protein; its protein translation is MSSDVEELGEGHSPAAWTAVIVALVGIAIGTVAFVLDVQWLVWAAAGLTLVGFILGWALARAGYGVNGSRTQHKEH
- a CDS encoding phosphoribosyl-ATP diphosphatase, with the translated sequence MKTFDELFLELSAKAVERPEGSRTVRELDGGVHTIGKKIVEEAAEVWMAAEYESAENAAEEISQLLYHLQVMMLAKGLTPADIYRHL
- the hisI gene encoding phosphoribosyl-AMP cyclohydrolase; protein product: MNDVDAVLERATFDSAGLLPAIIQQWDTKEVLMLGYMNAEALRRTLTEGRVTFWSRSRQEFWRKGDTSGNVQYVKSAAFDCDDDTLLVQVDQIGAACHTGARRCFDVDPLEPVVGQPVVGSPTT
- the hisG gene encoding ATP phosphoribosyltransferase, with the protein product MLKIAVPNKGSLSETAAQMLAEAGYVGRRDPRELVVLDPRNDVEFFYLRPRDIATYVGSGALDVGITGRDLLLDSESTATETAALNFGESTFRFARPVGTAIELADLHGARVATSYPGLVGAFLAGHGITATLIRLDGAVESAVRLGVADAVADVVSTGSTLRTAGLEIFGPVILESTAVLISSGTEHPGAATLLRRLQGVLVARQYVLMDYDVPVVNLDEAVALTPGIESPTISPLHDPEWVAVRSMVPRFDTNHVMDELYAVGARAILVSPIHAARI